Proteins encoded by one window of Anticarsia gemmatalis isolate Benzon Research Colony breed Stoneville strain chromosome 15, ilAntGemm2 primary, whole genome shotgun sequence:
- the LOC142978756 gene encoding organic cation transporter protein-like, translating into MSKDNTAIGLDAILKELGPFGTYNIVNYALLLFPCFLAGMYGSVFVFEAADIDYRCQISECESLNESIWLHHAIPKEKTGLSKCFRHSFNENFTISNETCGVYDLNDTFTSAHEKCASYVYYGNSAVRDFDLGCQNWKRTLIGTIHNSGLFLSLPLTGYVSDRFGRKVALSIAALMNSIFGFIRSFSTNYYMMVVLEFMEAGFGAGAYTTAFVLAMELVGPKGRVFGNTLINVVFVFGLMTLSGLSWLLKDWRTLLRVIYAPSCLIFSYLWILNESVRWLISKGRHEEALVILRKAAKMNKVELSEPGLAPLCELEKDKPREDKEDKEEGENKAEEKPSIFFQVIRSSIIRRRLVTCSFLWITCTFVYYGLSINSVSLAGNMYVNFMLVAFIEIPANFCCLFVLDRFGRKRVMIITYVLSALLCISLSFLPKGSGWLSLVIYLSGKFSITVAYSSVYIYVSEVFPTNVRQSLLAICSSTGRVGSTLAPLTPLLALYYDNLPSIFFGSMAVMAGLLVFTLPETLNQPLPDSIEEAERLNREKVQKQTA; encoded by the exons ATGTCTAAAGACAACACGGCTATTGGGTTGGACGCGATTCTGAAGGAGCTTGGACCTTTCGGCacgtataatattgtaaactatGCTTTGCTGTTATTCCCGTGCTTTTTGGCGGGAATGTATGGTTCTGTGTTCGTGTTTGAAGCCGCGGACATTGATTACAG atgCCAAATCAGTGAATGTGAAAGTCTGAACGAGAGTATATGGCTGCATCACGCGATACCGAAGGAGAAGACTGGTCTGTCCAAGTGTTTCCGACATAGTTTCAATGAAAACTTTACGATAAGTAACGAAACGTGTGGGGTTTATGATTTGAATGATACTTTCACTAGCGCGCATGAGAAATGCGCTTCTTATGTTTATTATGGAAATTCTGCGGTTAGAGAT TTCGATCTCGGCTGCCAAAATTGGAAGAGGACTCTCATCGGTACAATCCACAACTCTGGTCTCTTTCTATCATTGCCTCTCACTGGTTACGTGTCGGACAGATTCGGGAGGAAAGTAGCGTTGTCTATAGCAGCTCTCATGAACTCCATATTTGGATTCATTAGATCGTTCTCTACTAATTATTACATGATGGTTGTGCTCGAATTTATGGAGGCCGGCTTTGGGGCTGGTGCTTATACTACTGCTTTTGTTTTAG CTATGGAGCTCGTAGGTCCAAAAGGCAGAGTATTCGGAAACACACTCATAAACGTAGTATTCGTGTTTGGACTGATGACATTATCAGGCCTGTCTTGGTTGCTCAAAGATTGGCGAACTCTCCTCAGAGTGATCTACGCTCCATCTTGTTTAATTTTCTCATATTTATGGATATTGAACGAAAGCGTGAGATGGCTTATAAGCAAAGGGCGGCATGAAGAAGCGCTGGTTATTCTCAGAAAAGCAGCCAAAATGAATAAAGTAGAATTATCAGAACCGGGTTTAGCTCCGTTATGTGAGTTGGAGAAAGACAAGCCAAGAGAAGACAAAGAAGATAAAGAAGAAGGAGAGAACAAAGCAGAAGAGAAACCTTCAATATTCTTCCAAGTGATTAGATCTAGTATTATTAGGAGAAGACTGGTCACGTGCTCATTTCTATGGATCACCTGCACATTTGTTTACTACGGGCTGTCCATAAACTCAGTTTCCTTGGCTGGGaatatgtatgttaattttatgcTGGTAGCCTTTATTGAGATTCCGGCGAATTTCTGCTGCCTCTTTGTCCTGGATCGATTTGGAAGGAAGAGAGTGATGATTATCACTTATGTGCTGAGCGCATTGTTATGTATCAGCTTGTCGTTCTTGCCAAAAG GTTCGGGCTGGCTGTCCCTAGTCATTTATCTATCAGGGAAGTTCTCCATCACAGTCGCCTACAGCTCTGTCTATATCTACGTGTCAGAAGTCTTCCCCACGAACGTGAGACAGTCGTTGTTAGCGATCTGTTCGTCTACTGGCAGAGTGGGATCTACTTTGGCACCTTTGACGCCTTTGTTG GCATTATACTACGACAACCTGCCGTCAATATTCTTCGGCAGCATGGCCGTCATGGCTGGTCTTCTAGTCTTCACTCTACCAGAAACTCTCAACCAGCCCCTCCCGGACTCCATAGAAGAAGCAGAAAGGTTAAACAGGGAAAAAGTTCAAAAACAAACCGCGTAG
- the LOC142978978 gene encoding uncharacterized protein LOC142978978 yields the protein MPRIYKPDPRGRKYRRYPKELIEQAVREYKESNDSLSCIAKKFDMDKSVLHRHSIKNMKSQGGQTVLSKETELEFIKYINICAEWGYPLELYDLRLLVKNYLDNLGVTEKRFKDNMPGLEFARSFLKRHSDKITQRVSQNIKRNRAAVSADVIKDYFEHLKISIKDVPIENIVNYDETNLTDDPGRKKIIAKRGTKYPERVMNHSKASVSIMMACTAVGEIIPPYVVYKAQNLFDTWTKSGPKGVRYNRSQSGWFDANIFHDWVTTMIFPFFENKPGKKLLIGDNLSSHLSIELIKKCKEKDIHFIFLPANSTHLTQPLDVAFFRPMKIAWRKIIFQWKKTDGRNQSSIPKGCFPRLLGKLMDDLKENGPANVISGFRKTGINPLDPSEVLKKLPDWQDPSKPAEAVDTTVLNFLKEMRYGTINIVEPKRKKKLQIQAGKSVLCSSDEEYIESDPEYLPCSVLRENNEKQNKEVNDMVTKGKGKGKKTKVKNYPPVLEDHRVQREANSSYIKTIPTIEHTISLDEAIPSCSFNISRYDIRTLPLIFEDDLNGIGHVETIVQDENEYPNEKKSKKVEIISNVKVSDAELKKILSNKDKSTVSKKCPSRRPSYYRSDDDILKDLMALD from the coding sequence ATGCCGAGAATTTACAAGCCAGATCCTCGTGGCAGGAAGTATAGAAGGTACCCCAAAGAACTAATAGAGCAGGCTGTCCGGGAGTACAAGGAAAGTAACGATTCCTTGAGTTGCATCGCGAAAAAATTTGATATGGACAAATCTGTCCTTCACAGACAtagcattaaaaatatgaaatcacaAGGTGGCCAGACAGTCCTATCTAAAGAGACGGAATtggaattcataaaatatataaacatatgtGCTGAGTGGGGCTATCCTCTTGAACTATATGACTTGAGgttattagtaaaaaactatttagaCAATTTAGGTGTTACAGAAAAAAGGTTTAAAGATAACATGCCTGGATTAGAATTTGCCCGAAGTTTTCTAAAGAGACACAGTGACAAAATAACACAAAGGGTATCGCAGAATATTAAAAGGAATCGGGCTGCTGTTTCAGCCGATGTAATAAAAGACTATTTCGAGcacttaaaaatatctattaaagaCGTTCCGATCGAGAACATCGTCAATTACGACGAAACTAATTTAACGGATGATCCCGGCCGAAAAAAGATTATAGCTAAGAGGGGAACAAAATATCCTGAACGGGTGATGAATCACTCAAAGGCATCAGTATCCATTATGATGGCGTGTACAGCGGTAGGAGAAATTATACCCCCATATGTAGTTTATAAAGCTCAGAACTTATTTGATACGTGGACCAAGTCGGGTCCAAAAGGAGTACGCTATAATAGAAGTCAATCCGGCTGGTTTGATGCCAACATATTCCACGATTGGGTAACCACTATGATTTTTccattttttgaaaataaaccagGCAAAAAGTTACTAATAGGCGACAATCTATCATCCCACCTTTcaatagaattaataaaaaagtgtaaGGAAAAGGATATCCATTTCATTTTCTTACCTGCGAATTCTACTCACCTTACGCAACCACTCGATGTGGCCTTTTTTCGGCCTATGAAGATAGCGTGGCGAAAAATCATTTTCCAATGGAAGAAAACTGATGGCCGTAATCAATCTTCAATCCCAAAGGGTTGTTTTCCTAGATTACTGGGCAAATTAATGGACGATCTTAAAGAAAATGGTCCAGCTAATGTCATATCTGGCTTTAGGAAAACAGGGATAAATCCTTTGGACCCATcagaagtattaaaaaaattaccgGATTGGCAAGATCCATCTAAACCAGCCGAAGCTGTTGATACGACAGTATTAAATTTTTTGAAGGAAATGCGATATGGGACTATCAATATAGTAGAAcctaaaagaaagaaaaaacttCAAATTCAGGCAGGGAAAAGTGTTTTATGTTCCAGTGATGAAGAATATATTGAGTCTGACCCAGAATACTTGCCTTGTTCTGTCTTGAGAGAAAACAATGAAAAGCAAAATAAAGAAGTAAACGATATGGTCACTAAAGGCAAgggaaaaggaaaaaaaacaaaagttaaaaattacCCACCTGTACTTGAAGATCACCGTGTTCAGCGAGAAGCAAATAGTTCCTACATCAAAACCATCCCGACTATTGAACACACAATATCACTAGACGAAGCTATTCCAAGTTGTTCATTTAACATCAGCCGGTATGATATAAGAACATTGCCTTTAATTTTTGAAGATGACCTAAATGGTATAGGTCATGTTGAAACCATTGTACAAGATGAAAATGAATATCCCAATGAAAAGAAATCGAAAAAGGTTGAAATTATTTCCAATGTGAAAGTTAGTGATGCGGAATTGAAGAAAATACTGTCAAATAAAGATAAGTCAACCGTTTCAAAAAAATGCCCTTCGCGGCGGCCCAGTTACTACAGGTCTGATGATGACATCCTAAAAGATTTGATGGCTTTAGATTAG